A region of Leisingera thetidis DNA encodes the following proteins:
- the repC gene encoding plasmid replication protein RepC: MGYMPLTPFGRTVDAVLLKHQQAAADGSAMQSAVSKWDALRDLAAARKTYGLNDRDLSVLQALISFLPGTEVDPRPGVTVVHPSNRTICERLNGMPGSTMRRHMAKLVAAGILIRRDSPNGKRYVRRYQGERVAYGFDLSPLAVRFAEFADAAEAERALAARIKAVRETVSLMRRDLLNLALLGAAERPEISVWDQFQDLAQLTARDLRRKLGLAELAEIKARLAAAILDTKSHLQTLFAEEPGTSGSQNEHHYQSSKKDSFESEQAVKPAHGPNTESKDATGYAEKHSEERPVHREPPSLPPEAPAPGGPSLPLRLILAACGEIQSYADGAIRHWTDLLRAADTVRPMMGISAAVWDEAKTAMGAAEAATVVAAMLERFSDIRSPGGYLRHLSAKAMSENFSSAPMVMALARKAAA, translated from the coding sequence ATGGGATATATGCCCCTCACGCCTTTTGGGCGGACAGTGGATGCTGTCCTGCTGAAACACCAGCAGGCCGCCGCTGACGGTTCCGCCATGCAATCCGCCGTCAGCAAATGGGACGCGCTGCGCGACCTGGCTGCAGCCCGGAAAACCTATGGCCTGAACGACCGCGACCTCTCGGTACTGCAGGCACTGATCAGCTTCCTGCCCGGCACCGAGGTCGACCCCCGGCCCGGCGTCACCGTGGTTCACCCCTCCAACCGCACCATCTGCGAGCGGCTGAACGGGATGCCGGGGTCCACCATGCGCCGCCACATGGCCAAGCTGGTTGCCGCGGGCATCCTGATCCGCCGCGACAGCCCCAATGGCAAACGCTACGTGCGCCGCTATCAGGGCGAACGGGTGGCCTATGGTTTCGACCTCTCCCCCCTCGCCGTCCGTTTTGCCGAATTTGCAGACGCCGCAGAGGCCGAACGCGCCCTCGCGGCCCGCATCAAGGCGGTGCGCGAAACCGTCAGCCTGATGCGCCGCGACCTGCTGAACCTGGCGCTGCTCGGCGCTGCGGAGCGTCCTGAGATTTCCGTCTGGGACCAGTTCCAGGACCTCGCGCAGCTCACCGCCCGCGACCTGCGCCGCAAACTGGGACTGGCGGAACTGGCAGAGATCAAGGCCCGCCTCGCCGCCGCCATTTTAGACACTAAAAGCCATTTACAGACTCTGTTTGCAGAAGAACCGGGCACCAGCGGCAGCCAAAATGAGCACCACTATCAGAGTTCAAAGAAAGACTCATTTGAATCTGAACAGGCCGTTAAGCCGGCGCACGGTCCAAATACGGAATCGAAAGACGCAACCGGCTATGCTGAGAAACACTCAGAAGAAAGGCCCGTGCACCGTGAACCGCCATCCCTCCCGCCTGAGGCCCCTGCCCCCGGCGGCCCAAGCCTGCCGCTCCGCCTGATCCTCGCCGCCTGCGGCGAAATCCAGAGCTATGCCGATGGCGCCATCCGCCACTGGACCGACCTCCTGCGCGCCGCCGATACCGTACGCCCGATGATGGGCATTTCGGCGGCCGTCTGGGACGAGGCCAAAACCGCCATGGGCGCGGCCGAAGCCGCAACCGTGGTCGCCGCCATGCTTGAGCGGTTCTCGGACATCCGCTCCCCCGGCGGATACCTCCGGCATCTCAGCGCCAAGGCGATGTCCGAAAATTTCTCCAGCGCCCCGATGGTCATGGCCCTGGCCCGCAAGGCCGCGGCATAA
- a CDS encoding type II toxin-antitoxin system CcdA family antitoxin: MRRVKVNLTLDADVAEMARSLGLNMSRLAEAAIAEAAKVERNRRWREENSAAISAYADEVAKDGLPLARYRSF, from the coding sequence ATGAGACGTGTAAAGGTCAATCTCACGCTGGACGCAGATGTGGCGGAAATGGCCCGGTCGCTGGGTCTGAACATGTCGCGCCTTGCGGAGGCGGCGATTGCCGAGGCCGCCAAGGTTGAACGGAACCGGCGCTGGCGTGAGGAGAACAGCGCGGCAATCAGCGCCTATGCCGACGAAGTGGCGAAAGACGGTTTGCCGCTCGCCCGGTACAGAAGTTTCTGA
- a CDS encoding CcdB family protein, with the protein MAQFDLYRLKGGQLVVDLQTDLIGIDASRIVAPLREAGLYTAFPGLTPSVEVDAAPWIVRVQELAAVAGAELGEPIGSLAEHRDALKRALEILIDGV; encoded by the coding sequence GTGGCGCAGTTCGATCTTTACCGTCTGAAGGGCGGGCAACTTGTCGTGGATCTGCAAACCGACCTGATCGGGATCGACGCGTCGCGCATCGTGGCGCCCTTGCGTGAGGCGGGACTGTACACGGCCTTTCCGGGGCTGACGCCATCTGTCGAGGTCGACGCGGCACCGTGGATTGTCCGGGTTCAGGAACTGGCCGCGGTTGCAGGGGCCGAGTTGGGAGAGCCCATCGGCTCGCTGGCAGAGCATCGTGACGCGTTGAAGCGTGCCCTGGAAATTCTGATCGACGGGGTTTGA
- a CDS encoding Mu transposase C-terminal domain-containing protein — protein sequence MPSEQRVLQRDGLHLFHIRYWAHGVRWLTGRESRKFTREYDPCDPSRICAMTEDGIIGARPADLTRPAIPLWEHRAARRALREAGRRSVDEELVFRTIEARRAHLAPLPMIDVTPDTAARDALPARKGEGGPCKCPLLLPIQQSR from the coding sequence CTGCCCTCCGAGCAGCGGGTCTTGCAGCGTGACGGGCTGCACCTCTTCCATATCCGGTACTGGGCGCACGGGGTGCGCTGGCTGACGGGCCGGGAAAGCCGCAAGTTCACGCGCGAATACGATCCATGCGATCCTTCGCGCATCTGCGCGATGACCGAGGACGGGATCATCGGGGCCCGGCCGGCGGATCTGACCCGGCCTGCGATCCCGCTCTGGGAGCACCGCGCCGCCCGGCGCGCCTTGCGCGAGGCTGGACGCCGTTCTGTGGATGAGGAACTGGTTTTCAGAACGATCGAGGCGCGGCGGGCGCATCTGGCCCCTCTGCCAATGATTGATGTGACACCGGATACCGCCGCGCGGGATGCCTTGCCCGCGCGGAAAGGGGAGGGGGGTCCTTGCAAATGCCCCTTACTCCTGCCCATCCAGCAGAGCAGATAA
- a CDS encoding MarR family winged helix-turn-helix transcriptional regulator, whose protein sequence is MQQLRQKRFTTGPTPEDRVRNGLDMWRREVPNLDISGKEICARLVALNGALMLRLNSALAPYGLKYPEYGVLATLRASGAPYKMSPKQLLETMFFTSGGMSNMLNRLDRKGLISRSGDANDRRVTLVALTEDGLALADETMELQASLEADFCRGLQAAEQETLAAGLSALLDGQE, encoded by the coding sequence ATGCAGCAGCTGCGCCAGAAACGTTTCACCACTGGTCCGACCCCGGAAGACCGTGTGCGCAACGGGCTGGACATGTGGCGCCGCGAGGTCCCGAATCTCGACATTTCCGGCAAGGAGATCTGCGCCCGGCTGGTTGCGCTGAACGGTGCGCTCATGCTGCGTTTGAATTCTGCCCTTGCGCCCTACGGCCTCAAATATCCGGAATACGGGGTTCTGGCGACGCTTCGGGCGTCCGGCGCGCCTTACAAGATGAGCCCCAAACAACTGCTGGAGACAATGTTCTTCACCTCAGGCGGCATGTCAAACATGCTGAACAGGCTCGACCGCAAGGGGCTGATTTCCCGCAGCGGTGACGCCAACGACCGCCGGGTGACGCTGGTGGCCCTGACCGAAGACGGCCTTGCCCTTGCGGACGAAACCATGGAGCTGCAAGCCAGCCTGGAGGCAGATTTCTGCCGCGGATTGCAGGCGGCTGAGCAGGAAACTCTGGCCGCCGGGTTATCTGCTCTGCTGGATGGGCAGGAGTAA
- a CDS encoding ABC transporter substrate-binding protein, whose amino-acid sequence MRHHGKRRVLPGIAALAAGAFALASPLAAQEKLTIATFGGSFLDAVKSCHIPVFEQATGATVETVLGNSVQHAASVRAMGASSDYDVVYIDDSAAMQLKAENLLHPLDRAALASAGDLDPRAFGPDDAFVVFMTGATAIAYNPEMVETPPSSWRDLFDEAYKGQVAIGDVTGTAGWQFLLAVNRLEGGSLEDVSPGIDAIRPLAQDAVVQYTQADQLLALFARGEVAMAPWYPDRAGSAADEGLPIAIAYPEEGAVGIRPTLLIPEGSSQKELAAAFVDTVLSKEVQECFAETKYAGPINLKAELSEKAAAIVPNGATLEALWFLDPAVTSAQLPGWIDRWQREVAR is encoded by the coding sequence ATGAGACATCACGGCAAACGGCGCGTGCTGCCGGGGATTGCTGCCTTGGCTGCAGGCGCATTCGCGCTTGCCTCGCCGCTGGCGGCCCAGGAGAAACTGACGATTGCGACCTTTGGCGGCTCCTTCCTGGATGCGGTCAAATCCTGTCATATCCCCGTTTTCGAGCAGGCAACCGGCGCCACCGTCGAAACCGTGCTCGGGAATTCCGTCCAGCACGCCGCTTCGGTGCGCGCGATGGGCGCCAGCTCGGATTATGACGTGGTTTACATCGACGATTCCGCGGCCATGCAGCTCAAGGCCGAGAACCTGCTGCACCCGCTGGACCGGGCCGCACTGGCCAGCGCAGGGGACCTGGATCCGCGCGCCTTTGGCCCGGATGACGCCTTTGTGGTGTTCATGACCGGCGCGACGGCAATCGCCTACAACCCCGAGATGGTGGAAACCCCGCCATCCAGCTGGCGCGATCTGTTCGACGAGGCCTACAAGGGCCAGGTGGCCATTGGCGATGTCACCGGCACCGCCGGCTGGCAGTTCCTGCTGGCGGTCAACCGGCTGGAGGGCGGATCGCTGGAAGATGTGAGCCCGGGCATCGACGCCATCAGGCCGCTCGCCCAGGATGCCGTCGTGCAATACACCCAGGCCGACCAGCTGCTGGCGCTGTTTGCGCGCGGCGAGGTGGCCATGGCGCCCTGGTACCCCGACCGGGCCGGCTCGGCCGCGGACGAGGGCCTGCCGATCGCCATCGCCTACCCTGAGGAAGGCGCCGTCGGCATCCGCCCGACCCTGCTGATCCCCGAGGGCAGCAGCCAAAAGGAGCTCGCCGCCGCCTTCGTCGACACGGTGCTGTCGAAGGAGGTGCAGGAATGCTTTGCAGAAACCAAATATGCGGGGCCGATCAACCTCAAGGCGGAGCTGTCCGAGAAGGCCGCCGCCATCGTGCCGAACGGCGCGACGCTGGAAGCGCTGTGGTTTCTCGACCCGGCGGTGACCTCGGCGCAGCTGCCGGGCTGGATCGACCGCTGGCAGCGCGAAGTCGCGCGCTGA
- a CDS encoding ABC transporter ATP-binding protein, whose translation MARLELEQLKKSYGEVDVVDGVSLAIEEGELVSLLGPSGCGKTTILRMVAGLLEPSGGRIRVAGEDITRTPVARRDIGLVFQSYALFPHMTVFENVAFGLRRRGERGATLADRVTEALGMVRLDHLADRFPRQLSGGQQQRVALARAIAPRPRLLLFDEPLSNLDAQLRDRMQIELKQLQKELGITSVFVTHDQSEAMSISDRICILAQGRIQQFSSPEAIYREPANAFVATFIGRSNRYAGPLRDGAIAIGGGLALPVRPGAAAPGAEVEAVIRHEDIGVLPPGADGGLHGRVRLRSFIGSRVQYVADLAPGVEIVAEVDAGGPSGGFEPGQEVALQIDMDRAFVAPVAAGAGA comes from the coding sequence ATGGCAAGGCTAGAGCTGGAACAGCTGAAGAAAAGCTACGGGGAAGTGGATGTCGTGGACGGCGTCTCGCTTGCCATCGAGGAAGGCGAGCTGGTGTCCCTGCTGGGGCCGTCGGGATGCGGCAAGACCACCATCCTGCGGATGGTGGCGGGGCTTTTGGAGCCCAGCGGCGGGCGCATCCGGGTGGCGGGGGAGGACATCACCCGCACGCCGGTGGCCAGGCGCGACATCGGGCTGGTGTTCCAGTCCTATGCGCTGTTCCCGCATATGACCGTTTTTGAAAATGTCGCCTTCGGCCTGCGCCGCCGCGGTGAGCGCGGCGCCACCCTCGCCGACCGGGTGACCGAGGCGCTCGGCATGGTGCGGCTGGACCATCTGGCGGACCGCTTCCCGCGCCAGCTGTCGGGCGGCCAGCAGCAGCGCGTTGCCCTGGCCCGCGCCATTGCGCCGCGCCCGCGGCTGCTGCTGTTTGACGAGCCGCTCTCGAATCTCGATGCGCAGCTGCGCGACCGCATGCAGATCGAGCTGAAGCAGCTGCAGAAGGAACTGGGCATCACCAGCGTCTTCGTCACCCACGACCAGTCCGAGGCGATGTCGATCTCCGACCGCATCTGCATCCTGGCGCAGGGCCGTATCCAGCAGTTCTCGAGCCCCGAGGCGATCTACCGCGAGCCGGCCAACGCTTTTGTCGCCACCTTCATCGGCCGCTCCAACCGCTATGCCGGGCCGCTGCGGGACGGCGCCATCGCCATCGGCGGCGGGCTGGCGCTGCCGGTGCGGCCGGGCGCGGCGGCGCCGGGCGCCGAGGTCGAGGCGGTGATCCGCCATGAGGACATCGGCGTGCTGCCGCCGGGTGCCGATGGCGGCCTGCACGGCCGGGTGCGGCTGCGCTCCTTCATCGGCTCGCGGGTCCAGTATGTGGCCGATCTCGCCCCCGGGGTGGAGATTGTGGCCGAGGTCGATGCCGGCGGCCCCTCGGGCGGATTTGAGCCGGGCCAGGAGGTTGCGCTGCAGATCGACATGGACCGCGCCTTTGTCGCGCCGGTGGCCGCCGGAGCGGGCGCATGA
- a CDS encoding ABC transporter permease, which yields MSGPFKGVGLASPLLLVLLGLFLAPVLLMLPQSLHEYIPGTGTSDAWTLQNYTRLLTDDYYREIIGRTLWMGSLVTFLCFLLGYPLAYFMARTTPAWRAAATLLVIFPLFLNLVVRSFGWITLLANRGVVNNLLMDIGLIDSPIKMLFNMTGLVIGLTHIYLPFMVLMLLTAIQNVPRDVEQAAATLAASKLRIFFTITLPLTAPGILAGSILVFVLTISALVTPRLLGGPAYKVMATLIYDEFMQKLDWPSGTSFAFILTAITLLIIWGAGRVARKWSGGLA from the coding sequence ATGAGCGGGCCGTTCAAAGGGGTCGGGCTGGCCTCGCCGCTGCTGCTGGTGCTGCTCGGGCTGTTCCTTGCGCCGGTGCTGCTGATGCTGCCGCAGAGCCTGCATGAATACATTCCCGGCACCGGCACCTCCGATGCCTGGACGCTCCAGAACTACACCCGCCTGCTGACCGACGACTATTACCGCGAGATCATCGGGCGCACCCTGTGGATGGGATCGCTGGTCACCTTCCTGTGCTTCCTGCTGGGCTACCCCTTGGCCTATTTCATGGCCCGCACCACGCCGGCCTGGCGGGCGGCGGCGACGCTGCTGGTGATCTTCCCGCTGTTTCTGAACCTGGTGGTGCGCTCCTTCGGCTGGATCACCCTGCTGGCCAACCGCGGCGTGGTGAACAATCTGCTGATGGACATCGGCCTGATCGACAGCCCGATCAAGATGCTGTTCAACATGACCGGCCTGGTGATCGGCCTCACCCATATCTACCTGCCGTTCATGGTGCTGATGCTGCTGACCGCGATCCAGAACGTGCCGCGCGATGTCGAGCAGGCCGCCGCCACGCTGGCCGCCAGCAAGCTGCGGATCTTCTTCACCATCACCCTGCCGCTCACCGCGCCGGGCATTCTTGCGGGCTCGATCCTGGTCTTCGTGCTGACCATCAGCGCGCTGGTCACGCCGCGCCTGCTGGGCGGCCCCGCCTACAAGGTGATGGCAACCCTGATCTACGACGAATTCATGCAAAAGCTGGACTGGCCCTCGGGCACCTCCTTTGCCTTCATCCTCACGGCGATCACCCTGCTGATCATCTGGGGCGCCGGGCGCGTGGCCCGCAAATGGTCGGGGGGGCTGGCATGA
- a CDS encoding ABC transporter permease, which yields MSTRTPILLTATAAAVLVFLQLPVIVVALSSFTETSYLTFPPQGFTLRWFGAVLTDPDWLSAIGFSLGLALLATLTSMVLGTAAAYAINRRLLPGSDAIASFLMAPLVFPAVVIGVALLQFYAHLGWRGNFLALVASHVVLTSPYVVRACLSSLAGVSVDLEEAAGTLGAGGFTAFRLVTLPLLKPGLVAGGFFSFITSLDNVPVTIFLLGPGQSTLPVKIFTAIDQGGVDPGLAAISTILILLTGAALAIAERWVGFSRFV from the coding sequence ATGAGCACGCGCACGCCAATCCTGCTGACCGCCACCGCCGCCGCCGTGCTGGTGTTCCTGCAGCTGCCGGTGATCGTGGTCGCGCTCAGCTCCTTCACCGAGACCTCCTATCTCACCTTCCCGCCGCAAGGCTTCACCCTGCGCTGGTTCGGCGCGGTGCTGACGGACCCGGACTGGCTGTCGGCGATCGGCTTCAGCCTTGGGCTGGCGCTGCTGGCAACGCTGACGTCGATGGTGCTGGGCACCGCCGCGGCCTATGCGATCAACCGCCGCCTGCTGCCGGGCTCGGATGCGATCGCGTCTTTCCTGATGGCGCCGCTGGTGTTCCCGGCGGTGGTGATCGGGGTCGCCCTGCTGCAGTTCTACGCCCATCTCGGCTGGCGCGGCAACTTCCTCGCCCTTGTCGCAAGCCACGTGGTGCTGACCTCGCCCTATGTGGTGCGCGCCTGCCTGTCGAGCCTCGCAGGCGTCAGCGTCGACCTCGAGGAAGCCGCGGGCACGCTGGGCGCGGGCGGCTTCACCGCCTTCCGGCTGGTCACCCTGCCGCTGCTCAAGCCCGGGCTGGTCGCGGGCGGGTTCTTCTCCTTCATCACCTCGCTCGACAACGTGCCGGTGACGATCTTCCTGCTCGGCCCGGGCCAAAGCACCCTGCCGGTCAAGATCTTCACCGCCATCGACCAGGGCGGCGTCGATCCGGGGCTGGCGGCCATCTCCACCATCCTGATCCTGCTCACCGGGGCCGCGCTGGCCATCGCCGAGCGCTGGGTCGGCTTCTCGCGCTTCGTCTGA
- a CDS encoding polysaccharide deacetylase family protein, which translates to MSFTSKGFPLFLTFDFDAETLWTARDKANADRPIVMSQGRYGWKRGVWRVLDLLRKYEIRCTFFVPGLVVEAHPRIMEAILEGGHEIAHHSHTHTWITQLSLEQEREEMEKGIEAIQKAAGYRPRGWRSPAAEFSAHTLGLIQEYGFDYSSNFFDDDEPYLLEIGGQRTGIVELPFRWVLDDAPFFHYSITLPGRTMQAPSALLEAWKLEFDMLRAEDRMMMIGMHPQIIGQPSRLWVLDQFLAYVRQHSSVWTGRCDEMTDEIRGVLLDAAAAGEAGA; encoded by the coding sequence ATGTCATTCACCTCGAAAGGCTTCCCGCTTTTCCTCACCTTCGACTTTGATGCGGAAACCCTGTGGACCGCGCGCGACAAGGCCAACGCGGACCGCCCCATCGTGATGTCCCAGGGCCGATACGGCTGGAAACGCGGCGTCTGGCGGGTGCTTGACCTGCTGCGCAAATACGAGATCCGCTGCACCTTCTTCGTGCCCGGGCTGGTGGTCGAGGCGCATCCCCGGATCATGGAGGCGATCCTGGAGGGCGGCCACGAGATCGCCCATCATTCGCACACCCACACCTGGATCACCCAGCTGTCGCTGGAGCAGGAACGGGAGGAGATGGAAAAGGGGATCGAGGCGATCCAAAAGGCTGCCGGCTACCGGCCGCGCGGCTGGCGTTCGCCCGCGGCCGAGTTCAGCGCCCACACGCTGGGCCTGATCCAGGAATACGGTTTCGACTATTCCTCGAACTTCTTCGACGATGACGAGCCCTACCTGCTGGAAATCGGCGGCCAGCGCACCGGCATCGTCGAGCTGCCGTTCCGCTGGGTGCTGGATGATGCGCCCTTCTTCCACTATTCGATCACCCTGCCGGGGCGGACCATGCAGGCGCCGTCGGCGCTGCTGGAGGCCTGGAAGCTGGAATTCGACATGCTGCGGGCCGAGGACCGGATGATGATGATCGGCATGCATCCGCAGATCATCGGCCAGCCCTCGCGGCTGTGGGTGCTCGACCAGTTCCTGGCCTATGTGCGGCAGCATTCCAGCGTCTGGACCGGGCGCTGCGACGAGATGACGGACGAGATCCGCGGCGTGCTGCTGGATGCCGCCGCCGCCGGGGAGGCCGGGGCATGA
- a CDS encoding SDR family NAD(P)-dependent oxidoreductase, with translation MSGLLNGRRILIAGAASGIGRETLARFAAEGARLAAFDLEETAQDGGVAVFGGDISDPAACRAAAAGAAAALGGLDGLVNCAGIDLESPAGEMTAADWDRVIAVNLSGAMFLAQAALPHLRAAGSGTIVNVSSAAGLSPLSHRTAYCASKAGLNMFGKCLAMELGPEGIRVNTVCPGAVDTPLFRSSYEDYQNAEERLSTIKARYAMHRVAAPAEIAGAILYLTGPDSTYVTGITLAVDGGRSFH, from the coding sequence ATGAGCGGCCTGCTCAACGGCCGCCGCATCCTGATCGCCGGCGCCGCCAGCGGCATCGGCCGCGAGACGCTGGCCCGCTTTGCCGCCGAGGGCGCCCGCCTGGCCGCCTTCGACCTGGAGGAAACCGCCCAGGACGGCGGTGTGGCGGTGTTCGGCGGCGACATCTCCGACCCCGCCGCCTGCCGCGCCGCCGCCGCGGGGGCCGCCGCCGCGCTTGGCGGGCTCGACGGGCTGGTGAATTGCGCCGGCATCGACCTGGAATCCCCGGCCGGCGAAATGACCGCGGCAGACTGGGACCGGGTGATCGCGGTGAACCTGTCGGGCGCGATGTTCCTTGCCCAGGCGGCGCTGCCGCATCTGCGCGCCGCCGGCTCCGGCACCATCGTCAACGTCTCTTCCGCGGCCGGGCTGTCGCCGCTCAGCCACCGCACCGCCTATTGCGCCAGCAAGGCCGGCCTCAACATGTTCGGCAAATGCCTGGCGATGGAGCTGGGCCCCGAAGGCATCCGCGTCAATACGGTCTGCCCCGGCGCGGTCGACACGCCGCTGTTCCGCAGCTCCTACGAGGACTACCAGAACGCCGAGGAGCGGCTCTCCACCATCAAGGCCCGCTACGCGATGCACCGGGTGGCGGCACCGGCCGAGATCGCCGGCGCCATCCTGTATCTGACCGGGCCGGATTCGACCTATGTGACCGGCATCACCCTGGCGGTCGACGGCGGCCGGAGTTTCCATTGA
- a CDS encoding SDR family NAD(P)-dependent oxidoreductase translates to MSARVALITGGAGGIGAAAAAHLAAQGCRVAATDIDAEALAQLPEGILAIAADGTDPAAMAAALAQTEAELGPVGILFNNLGQSAREQGSLFAESEEATWRFVLEISLVSAMRMARLAAPGMQARGWGRIINMSSDAAVCGDAGLADYAAAKMGVIGFTRALARELAPHGVTVNAVAPGAIRTRAHDRLAPEVLERIKAATPAGFVGAPEDVAAAVGFLASDGARFVTGQTLLIDGGRWMI, encoded by the coding sequence TTGAGCGCGCGGGTTGCCCTGATCACTGGCGGCGCCGGCGGCATCGGCGCGGCGGCGGCGGCGCATCTTGCGGCACAGGGCTGCCGGGTGGCGGCCACCGACATCGACGCCGAAGCGCTTGCGCAGCTGCCCGAAGGCATCCTCGCCATCGCGGCGGACGGCACCGACCCCGCCGCCATGGCCGCCGCTCTTGCGCAGACCGAGGCGGAGCTGGGTCCGGTCGGCATCCTGTTCAACAACCTTGGCCAGAGCGCCCGGGAACAGGGCTCGCTGTTTGCAGAGTCCGAAGAGGCGACCTGGCGCTTCGTGCTGGAGATTTCGCTGGTTTCGGCCATGCGGATGGCCCGGCTGGCGGCACCGGGCATGCAGGCGCGCGGCTGGGGCCGGATCATCAACATGTCGAGCGACGCCGCGGTCTGCGGCGATGCGGGCCTGGCCGATTACGCGGCCGCCAAGATGGGCGTCATCGGCTTCACCCGCGCACTGGCGCGCGAACTGGCACCGCACGGGGTGACCGTCAACGCGGTGGCGCCCGGCGCCATCCGCACCCGTGCGCATGACCGGCTTGCCCCCGAGGTGCTGGAGCGGATCAAGGCGGCGACCCCCGCCGGTTTTGTGGGCGCCCCCGAAGACGTGGCCGCCGCGGTCGGCTTCCTGGCCTCGGACGGGGCCAGGTTCGTGACTGGCCAGACGCTGCTGATCGACGGCGGCCGCTGGATGATTTGA
- a CDS encoding amidase, which produces MTDLADLGAVDLARGYRRNQYSPVEVMQAVLARTEARRGLNAFVSLQPEAALEAARAAEALQQKGGDLPALHGLPYSVKDLTLTRGVATTMGSKTAADFVPAEDAVAVARARAAGAILFGKTTTPEFGHKIHTSSPLFGRTLNPHSPEVTPGGSSGGAAVALASGMGPIALGTDGGGSVRIPSACCGTVGLKPTLGSVPNLQAGDLFSSNVHVAPMARNVADTRLLFDVIRGFDRRDPFGQAQMPARRRCQSLKGLRIAWLPQAGNPVDHGIAALSAKAIAQLESEGAEVAEIELDFAALEPHFMVVLETLLAARAGAALDSRRAELDPSLVVHVENGRRHSALDLAAAGAARTRAFQQVQDVLARFDLIASPTLSAPPLPHSQDPHGPVPINGIPAGRVRASWYPYTFATNMTGHPSVSIPCGWDPSGLPAGFHMTAPWYQEDFLLDAAALAEQVFAFDLSAGH; this is translated from the coding sequence ATGACCGATCTTGCGGATCTGGGCGCGGTGGACCTCGCCCGCGGCTATCGCCGGAACCAATACTCGCCGGTGGAGGTGATGCAGGCGGTGCTGGCCCGCACCGAGGCGCGGCGCGGTCTGAACGCATTCGTCAGCCTGCAGCCGGAGGCCGCACTGGAGGCCGCCCGCGCCGCCGAGGCGCTGCAGCAGAAAGGCGGCGACCTGCCGGCGCTGCACGGGCTGCCCTATTCGGTGAAGGATCTGACCCTCACCCGAGGCGTTGCAACCACCATGGGATCCAAGACCGCGGCGGATTTTGTCCCCGCGGAGGACGCGGTTGCCGTGGCCCGGGCCCGCGCCGCCGGGGCGATCCTGTTCGGCAAGACCACAACACCGGAGTTCGGCCACAAGATCCACACCTCGTCGCCGCTGTTCGGCCGCACCCTCAACCCGCATTCGCCGGAGGTGACTCCGGGCGGCTCCAGCGGCGGCGCGGCGGTGGCGCTGGCGTCGGGCATGGGGCCCATTGCGCTTGGCACCGACGGCGGCGGCTCTGTCCGCATCCCCTCGGCCTGCTGCGGCACCGTCGGGCTGAAACCGACGCTCGGCAGCGTGCCCAACCTGCAGGCGGGCGACCTGTTTTCCAGCAACGTCCATGTGGCCCCCATGGCCCGCAACGTCGCCGACACGCGGCTGCTGTTCGATGTGATCCGCGGCTTTGACCGGCGCGACCCCTTCGGTCAGGCACAGATGCCCGCGCGGCGGCGCTGCCAGTCCCTGAAGGGCTTGCGGATCGCCTGGCTGCCGCAGGCGGGCAACCCGGTCGACCACGGCATCGCTGCGCTCAGCGCCAAGGCCATTGCGCAGCTTGAAAGCGAAGGCGCTGAGGTTGCGGAGATCGAACTCGATTTCGCCGCGCTGGAGCCGCATTTCATGGTGGTGCTCGAAACCCTGCTGGCCGCGCGCGCCGGGGCGGCGCTTGACAGCCGGCGCGCCGAGCTGGACCCGAGCCTGGTGGTGCATGTGGAAAACGGGCGCCGCCACAGCGCGCTCGACCTCGCCGCGGCCGGCGCCGCGCGCACCCGGGCCTTCCAGCAGGTGCAGGACGTCCTGGCCCGTTTCGATCTGATCGCTTCACCGACACTGTCGGCACCGCCGCTGCCGCACAGCCAGGATCCGCACGGTCCGGTTCCCATCAACGGCATTCCGGCCGGCCGGGTGCGGGCCTCCTGGTATCCCTACACCTTTGCCACCAACATGACCGGCCACCCGTCTGTCTCGATCCCGTGCGGCTGGGACCCTTCCGGCCTGCCCGCGGGTTTCCACATGACCGCCCCGTGGTACCAGGAGGATTTCCTGCTGGATGCCGCCGCCCTGGCCGAACAGGTCTTTGCCTTCGATCTCTCGGCGGGACACTGA